TGTCTGCGTATTCATCTAGGGGGGTGCGAGATGGAGGGCGAGCGCGCACAAAAATTTACAACTTCAAATCCTTATCCGTCACCGCACCTTCGCTGGCGCTGGTGACGTGGGCGGCGAATTTGGCGAGCACGCCGCGCGGGTAACGCGGAGCAGGTTTCTTCCATGCTTTCTTGCGCTTGGCCAGTTCCTTCGCGGACACGTCGAGGGTGAGCGTGCGTTTCACGGAGTCGAAGATGATTTTGTCTCCGTTCTTCACGAGGGCGATCGGGCCGCCGACGTAGGATTCCGGCGTCACGTGGCCGACGACGAAGCCGTGGCTGCCGCCGCTGAAACGTCCGTCGGTGATGAGGGCGACGTCTTTGCCGAGGCCTTTGCCCATGATGGCGCTGGTGGGGGCGAGCATTTCACGCATGCCCGGTCCGCCTTTCGGTCCTTCACCGCGGATGACGATGACATGGCCGGCCTTCACCGTGCCGTCGAGGATGGCTTTCAGCGCCTTCTCTTCGCCTTCGAACACGATGGCTTTGCCCGTGAAACCCGTGCCTTCCTTGCCGGTGATCTTTCCGACCGCGCCTTCAGGGGCGAGGTTGCCGTAGAAGATGACAAGGTGGCTGTCCTTCTTGATGGGGTTGTCGAGCGGGCGGATGATCTGCTGGCCGTTCGGATAGGGCTGCACGTTGGCGAGCGTTTCGGCCATGGTTTCGCCGGTGACGGTGAGGCAATCGCCGTGGAGCAATCCGGCGTCGAGCAGCGTCTTCATGAGCGGACGAATGCCGCCGATGGCGACGAGCGCGCTCATGCTGTATTTGCCGCTGGGCTTGAGGTCGGCGAGCACGGGCACGCGTTTGCCGATGCGCGTGAAGTCGTCGATGGTGAGCTTCACGTTCGCCGCGCTTGCGATGGCGAGCAAATGCAGCACGGCATTGGTCGATCCGCCGAGCGCGATGACAACGGTGATGGCGTTCTCAAACGCCTTCTTCGTGAGGATGTCGCGGGGACGAATGCCCTTGCGGAGCATGTCCACGACGGCGGCACCGGCGCGGCGGCAATCATCCATCTTCGCGGGGGAAATGGCGTTTTGCGCGGAGCTGTTGGGCAGGCTCATGCCGAGCGCTTCAATCGCGCTGGCCATGGTGTTGGCGGTATACATGCCGCCGCAGGAGCCCGGCCCCGGAATCGCGCAGGATTCGACCGCGTGCAGTTCTTCGTCGCTGAGCTTGCCCGCAGCGTGTTGACCGACCGCTTCAAAGACGGAGACGATGTCGAGCTCCTTGCCTTTTTCCAGCGAGCCCGCGGGCGGATTGGTCAGGCAGCCGGGCAGAATCGTGCCGCCATAAACGAACACGGCGGGGCGGTTCATGCGGGCCATGCAGATCAGTGCGCCGGGCATGTTCTTGTCGCAACCGCCGATGGCGACATAGCCATCCATGCCGCCGCAACCCACGACGGTTTCGATGGAGTCGGCGATGACTTCGCGCGAGACGAGCGAGTATTTCATGGCTTCGTTGCCGTTCGAAATGCCGTCGGAAACGGTGATGGTGTTGAAGATGATCGCCTTGCCGCCGCCGGCGTTCGCGCCTTTCTCGGCTTCGAGCGCGAGCTTATCAATGTGCATGTTGCACGGCGTGACGTTGCCCCACGTCGAGGCGATGCCGATGAGCGGCTTCTTGAAATCTTCCTCCGTGAAGCCGACGGGATAAAGCATGGAGCGGGCGGCAGCGCGGTTTGGTCCGTCCAGCAACGGGCCGGAAAAGGGCCGGAGGTTGATGTTGTTGGCAGTTTTGGCGGAACCAGATTTCTTTTTCATCGGGCGCGCAGTTTCATCAAAAATCACGATGGGAGCAAGTGGGCACATCGCGGAGGCGGGCAATAGGTGGCTGCGGATGAATCCAGCTTGAGCCGGGTCCGCGTTGCAGGACAGAATCGGGCGTGTCTCGCAAATCCACACCGGCGGCCGCCCGTTTGCCACGCGCCGTGTCCAACGGGCTGTTGCTCGTTGCCGTGCTCGGGCTGGGCGGTGTGATTTGGTGGTGGTCGCAACGTGGCGCCCGCCCAAAAGCGGTCGGGAAGCACGGAAGTTCGGCGTCAGCCTTCCACCTCGAAAATGCCACGAACGTGTATGCCGCCTACGGCGGTTCGGCCAGCTGTCAGGAGTGTCATGCCGAGGAATACGACGCCTGGAAAGATTCACATCACGGACTGGCGGAACGCGCCCCGCTCGCGGCTTTCGATGACGCGGCCTTCGTGCCCGGACGCACCTTCCATCACGGCACCCAGCAAACCACGGTGGGGGCCGCGGGCGGCCGGTATCAACTCACCACTGTGGGATTGCGCGGCAGCAACGAAACGTTCGCCGTGCAACGCGTCATCGGCGTGAATCCGCTGCGACAGATGCTGGTGGCCTTTCCGGGCGGGCGGTTCCAGGCAACCGAGGCGGCCTGGGATCCGCGTTCCAATCAATGGTTCAACGTCTATGGCAACGAGGACCGGAAGCCGGGCGAGTGGGGCCATTGGACCGGTCGCGGCATGAATTGGAATTCGATGTGCGCCGAGTGTCACAACACGCGTTTGCGCAAAAACTACGATGCCGCCACGGACACCTACCACACGACGATGGTGGAAAGCGGCGTTGGTTGTGAATCCTGCCACGGACCGATGAAGGCCCACAACGACTGGCAGCATGCGAACAAGGGCAAGGGAATGACCGATCCGACCGTGCGCAAGATCACGCGCGAGCAGATGTTCGACACCTGCGGCGACTGTCATTCGCGGCGGGCGGAAATCACCGGTGACCCGAAACCCGGCGACAGTTATTGGGATCATCACCTGTTGTCGATCGTGGATGAATCGGATTTGTTCTATCCGGACGGGCAGATTCATGACGAGGACTACGAGTTCACCGCGTTTCTCGGCAGCCGGATGTATAACAAGGGCGTGCGGTGTGTGGATTGTCATGACTTTCACACGATGAAGACGCGGCTGCCGGGGAACCTGTTGTGCCTGAGCTGTCACGCCGTGGGCATGACCAACGCGCCCAACATCGAGCCGGAGAAACACAGCTTTCACCAGGCCAGCAGCGCGGGAAACCTTTGCGTGAACTGCCACATGCCGCAGACAGTTTACATGCAGCGCCACTGGCGGCACGATCACGGGTTCACGATTCCCGATCCGTTGCTCACCAAGCAATTCGGCATCCCCAACGCCTGCGAACGCTGCCACGCAGACAAGGGAACGGATTGGAACCTGGGCTGGGTGGAAAAATGGTATGGCACGAACATGAACCGTCCCTACCGACAGCGGGCGGAAACCACGGCCCGGGCCCGGCTCGGGGACGACGCGGTGCGCGGTCCCTTGCTCACGATGCTGGCGCACGATGATTATCCGTATTGGCGCGCCGTGGCGGCGAACCTCCTGCAACGCTGGGTGGGGCAACCGGACGTGGCCCGCGCCCTGGTGGTGCAGTTGCACGACACCAACGCGCTGGTCCGTCAGATGATCGTGCAATCGCTCGGGACGCTGGCCGAGGCCGGCCGCACCGACATGGTGGCGACGGTGCAGGCGCAGTTGCAGGATCCGTCCCGCAACGTGCGCATCGAGGCGGCGCGACACCTCGGCACCACGTTGGACACGAATTCCCTCGCGGGCTCCGAATATCTCTTTTTCCTCGATCACATCAGTGACCAGCCGCTGGGCCAGATGCAGGCCGGCGTGTTCGAGTTGTTGCGGGGCAACCCGACGAACGCGCTGGCGCATTTTCAAAAGGCCGCAAAATGGGATCCGTATTCAGCCGGCATCCGGCATGAACTGGCCATCGTGCTCAGCCAGTTGGGGCGCGTGGACGACGCCGTGGCGGAGCTGGAAACCGCCGTCAAGCTGGAGCCGCGCAACGCGGAGTTTCACTACAAGCTGGCGCTGGCGTTGAACGACGCCGGCGCCGTGGGCCGCGTCCTGCCCGAGCTGGAGCAGGCCGTCAAACTGGACCCGCAACACGTTCGGGCATGGTATAATCTCGGCCTTGCCCGCAGCGGTCGTGGCGATGACGCGGGCGCCGTGGAGGCGCTGGTGCGGGCCGAATCGATTGACGGCTCCGATCCGCGCATTCCCTACGCCCGGGCCACGGTGCTGGCGCGGTTGGGCCGGCTGGCCGAGGCGCGGCGCGCGGCGCAACGCGCGTTGGAACTGGCTCCCAACGACAGCGCGGCGCGCGCCTTGTTGCAACAACTGGGCGATGTGCCGTAGCGCTTCGGCCGGGAGGGGGCCATGATTTTTATTCTCTCCCGCCGGACATTTGCTTTAATCCCGGCGCCAGACCGAAGTCCGGTGTGAAAACGCTTCATCTCTACATTCTCCGGCAGGTGATCGCCACGTTGCTTATGACGGTGGTGGTGTTCACCTTCGTGCTGCTGTTGGGCAACGCGCTGAAGCAAATCCTGGATCTCATCATCGCGGGGCAGGTGACGGTGGGAGTGTTTACCCAGGCCGTGGGCCTGCTGGTGCCGTGGATTTGGGCGTTCGCGTTGCCCATGGGCATGCTCACGTCCACGCTGCTGGTCTTTGGGCGTTTCAGCGCGGACCAGGAACTCACTGCGGTCCGCGCCAGCGGCATCAGCTTGATTTCGCTCGTGACGCCGGTGTTGCTACTGAGCCTCGCCATGTGCGGCGTCAGCACGCTGGTCAACATGGAGATCGCGCCGCGCAGCCGCGTCGCTTACAAGAATCTCCTGCTTCAACTGAAGGTGGATTTGTCGTCGGTGGTTCTGCCGGAGGGACGTCCAATCAAGGACTTTGAGAAAAACGGCTACATATTTTATGTCGGCAAGAACCGCAACGGCCAGTTGCAAGACGTCACAGTGCTGTTGCTGCCCGACAAGACCAATGTCACCACTACCATTAATGCCCCCCGTGGACAGGTCTTGATCGATGGAACCAACCAGCAACTGCGCATCAAGTTGTTCGACGCACAGTCGGTCATGTTAAACGGGGGCAACGTTCAGAGCATGCTTTTGGGGCAGGGTGACGTGGAGATCGGCCCCATCGATCTTCAGCCCAAGGCCAAACAGACGGAAAAGCCCAGCATCAGCAACATGACCTTCGAACAATTGCGGGCCGAGTTGCGTGATGTGGAGCAGCATTTCAATCTGGCGCCGGACGCGTCGCTGTCCCGGGAGAAGCTGCGCGAACTCAAGGCGCAAATCCAGAAGGCCCGTGACGATTTCACGACGCCGATTCGCGTGCAGTTGCACCGGCAACTGGCGTCGTCCTTTGCCTGTTTTGGTTTTACGTTGCTCGGGATTCCGCTCGGCATTCGCGTGCACCGCCGTGAAACCAACGTGGGCTTCTTCATCGCGCTGATTTTGGTCATGGTTTACTACGGCCTGCTGCTGGTCGGCGCCGGGCTGGACACCCGCCCGGAGTTTGCGCCGCAAATCATCGTGTGGGTGCCAAACTTTCTTTTCCAGGCCATCGGCGCCGTGCTGCTCTGGCGGGCCAACCGCGGGATCTGAACTTTTCCGCATTGACCGCGCGGGCGGGAGGCGTTGTATTCAAGCAACCTCAAATCATTCCAAGCACATGAAAACTCTCTGCTGTCTTGCGGTTCTCGTGGTGTTGCTGCGCGCGGGCAATGTCCACGCGGATGAACTGGCATCCGCCGGTGAAGGCGATGCCGCGCGGCGCGCGGAACTGGCGCCGTTGGAGGGGCATGTGGCACCGGCACTGCAGGTCACCAACTGGGTCAACGGCAGCGCGACCAAGCTGGCGGATTTGCGTGGGAAAATCGTGGTGTTGGATTTTTGGGCCACGTGGTGCGGCCCCTGCATTGCCAGCATTCCGCACAACAACGCGCTGGCCGCCAAGTTCAAGGACCGGGGGGTGGTCTTCATCGGCGTCTGCCACCCGCGGGGTGGTGACAAGATGGCCGAGACGGTGAAGACGAAGGATTTGAAATACCCCACCGCGTGCGACGCGGACGGGACCACCATCAAGGCCTACCACGTGGACAGTTTTCCGGATTACTACATCATCGACCGCCAAGGAAATTTGCGGCTCGCCGACTGCCGGAACGATCAGGTCGAAGCGGTGATTGAAAAGCTGCTCAAGGAACCCTGAAGCCGCGTGCCGGTGAATCAGCCCGCCGTCCGGCGGTGGATTTTGTGCATCGCCGCCTGGTCCGTCGGCTTGATGATCATTTCGTCAATGTTCACATGCGCCGGCCGGCTGGCGACCCACAGCATGGCTTCGGCAACATCTTCGGCCGTCAGCGGGTTCATGCCTTCATAAATCTTCGTGGCGCGGGCCTGGTCCCCTTTGAAACGCACGTTCGCGAACTCGGTGTGCGCGGCGCCGGGATCGATGGTGGTGACGCGGATGCCGGTGCCGTTCAGTTCCAGCCGCAGCACGCGCGTGATTTGCAGTTCGCCGGCTTTTGCGGCGCAATAGACGGCGCCGCCTTCGTAAGCCACGTGTCCGGCCGTCGAGCCGATGTTGATGATGGAACCGCCTGCCGCGTGCCGGAGCAGCGGCAGCGCGGCGCGGGTCATGCGCAACACGCCCAGCACGTTGGTCTGGAGCATGGCTTCCCAGTCTTCATCCTTGCCGTCGGCAACCGGATCCAGTCCCAGCGCGCCGCCGGCGTTGTTGATCAACACGTCCAGTTGAGGAGTGATGGACTTCACCCAACGCACGAATTCCTGAACGCTGGCCGTGTTTGTCACATCGAGCGGATGGCACGATGCGCTTGCCGCTCCGGCCTCGCGCGCGATGCGGGTGACTGTTTCCAAACGGTCGGTCCGGCGTGCGCCGAGCAACAGGTGGGCGCCGGCGTGTGCGAAAACCTTGGCCGCCGCCGCGCCGAAACCGCTGGAGGCGCCGGTGATCAAAACCCATTTGCCATGCAAGTTGGTGCTCATGCGAAGATGTCGATTTTCCGCCCGCAGCGTAACGCACGGGGTTTCGATTTGGGAAGTTTCATTCGCGCCCGCCGGCGGGATGCTACCGGAGGCGCCGGCTTGAACCGTCCGCCTGGACTTCGATTGCCTGCGTGCCGTGCCAGGGAAATTCGTTGCTCACAATGGTCAGCGCGCGCGGCAGCATTTGAATGTCCACGCCGCCCACGTGCAACACCACGGTGCCGGGCAGAAAGGTTGTGTCCTGGAAGATGCATTGCCCGACGGGAACATCAAAGGGCACGGGCCGCGGCTGATTAAAGGCCATTTCCGTGCGCGACAGGGGGGCGTTGGTCACAGGCGCCGCGAACTGAATGACGACGGGGCCAAGCTTCAGGCTTGGCTCGCTGATTTCCAGCGTCAACCGGTGGTCGGCATCGACGGTGAACGCGGTCTGCCACGGCGCGTCAACGGTGCGGCGGCTTTCAATGAACCAGTAACCGACGACATACAAAGTCAGGGCGGCGAGGAAGGCGATGAGCAGGTGTCGTGACAGCCGGTCTCGGTTCATGGATAAACGCTTGGGACGAAAGAAGGAGTTTGAGCAACGCAACGGGCGGTTTGGTGGAGCCGACAGGAATCGAACCTGCGACCTTCTCATTGCGAACGAGACGCTCTACCAACTGAGCTACGACCCCACAAAAACCACCCGCACAAGGTGCGGCGAACGGCCAGACTATGGTGGGAAGCGCCGCGCTTAGGCAAGATTAAAGGCGGCGTCAGGCGGTAATTTTGGGACGGGCTGCCGGGTCAGATCCCGTCCGGGTCCGGTCCGGCAGTAGCGGGCTTTTTCCGTCGCCAAAGCATCCAGGCGGTTGTGGCCAGGCTTAACACGGGACGCAACAGGCGCAACGCCCCACGGCGCTCGCCGCCGAGCGAGCGCCCGGCCAACAGGCCTGCGACCGAAAGGGCGGGCACGAGCCACGAACTGAATTGCCGTGCGCTTTTCAAGGCCTGGTCAAACTGCACGGTTGCTTTCCGGATGTTCTCCGCCTCGGCGCGGAGCACCATCCGGTTCAGCCCGCTTTCAAGAACGAGCGCCTTTTTCTGTTCGCTCAACTCTCGGAATGCTTTTCCTCCAACCATTCGCGATCCTTTCGAAGCTCAGCCCGGGTGGCTGGAAATGCGGTCCAGTTTTTCAGCCTGGCCTGCAAATACCAGACGGCGGCGCCCGTGACGCCTAAATACAGCAACGTCATGATGATGGCGGCCGCCAGCCGGTGCTCTTCTCCTACGGCGAAGAGAATCGTGAAGGTCAGCATGATGAGCGACAACAATCCGAAGCCGATCACCAAACCGACCAGCAAAAGCAGCCCCGCCAGCTTCATGCCCTCTTCCTGTAGCTCAAGGGCAAGCAACTCGGCGCGATTTTGCACAATCGCCGCCACCGTGCGGAGCAACTTCGCTGCGGAGGCGATTACTCCTGGCGGAGAATCGTCTGGAGTGTTGGCCATCGTTTAGCGGCGCGCAACCAGCACGCCAATCAGCAGTCCAACACCAAAGGAAATCCCGATCGATTCATACGGATGGGCGCGAATGACCTTGTCCGTTGCCTTGGCGGCTTCCACCGTTTTATCCTGCAACGTCAGGCACGTGCTTTTGGCCGATTCCAGCGCGCTGGCCAGACGGCTGCGCACTTCGGCCACCTTATCGCTGGCCTGACCGGCGGTGGCCTTTAGAAGATCTTCCGCGTCCCGCATCACGACCTTGAGATCACTGCTGAGTCTCTGATTTGCTTCCTGTGTGGTCATGTTTGTCCTTTCCATTCAGATGGTTTTTGCCTGCGGTTCCCACGGTGGCCGTGATGGCCGGCGGAGCCGCGGCGGTTGTCTCATCTTTCCATTATGTCCATGGGCCTCCGATTGTGAGGTCAGGTTGTCACTGCCATCGCGGGATCGTGCCGCCCGACCTCCAGGTTTGAGAGTCACCGTGACTGCTCCCGTGCCCGGGGCACCTTCGCCCTTTGGGCGGCGCGAAACAATCGGTTGTCTCCTGATAGCGCGTGGGCGCTTCGCGGAGACGTCTGCGCCAATC
This genomic stretch from Verrucomicrobiia bacterium harbors:
- a CDS encoding LptF/LptG family permease, giving the protein MKTLHLYILRQVIATLLMTVVVFTFVLLLGNALKQILDLIIAGQVTVGVFTQAVGLLVPWIWAFALPMGMLTSTLLVFGRFSADQELTAVRASGISLISLVTPVLLLSLAMCGVSTLVNMEIAPRSRVAYKNLLLQLKVDLSSVVLPEGRPIKDFEKNGYIFYVGKNRNGQLQDVTVLLLPDKTNVTTTINAPRGQVLIDGTNQQLRIKLFDAQSVMLNGGNVQSMLLGQGDVEIGPIDLQPKAKQTEKPSISNMTFEQLRAELRDVEQHFNLAPDASLSREKLRELKAQIQKARDDFTTPIRVQLHRQLASSFACFGFTLLGIPLGIRVHRRETNVGFFIALILVMVYYGLLLVGAGLDTRPEFAPQIIVWVPNFLFQAIGAVLLWRANRGI
- the ilvD gene encoding dihydroxy-acid dehydratase, which translates into the protein MKKKSGSAKTANNINLRPFSGPLLDGPNRAAARSMLYPVGFTEEDFKKPLIGIASTWGNVTPCNMHIDKLALEAEKGANAGGGKAIIFNTITVSDGISNGNEAMKYSLVSREVIADSIETVVGCGGMDGYVAIGGCDKNMPGALICMARMNRPAVFVYGGTILPGCLTNPPAGSLEKGKELDIVSVFEAVGQHAAGKLSDEELHAVESCAIPGPGSCGGMYTANTMASAIEALGMSLPNSSAQNAISPAKMDDCRRAGAAVVDMLRKGIRPRDILTKKAFENAITVVIALGGSTNAVLHLLAIASAANVKLTIDDFTRIGKRVPVLADLKPSGKYSMSALVAIGGIRPLMKTLLDAGLLHGDCLTVTGETMAETLANVQPYPNGQQIIRPLDNPIKKDSHLVIFYGNLAPEGAVGKITGKEGTGFTGKAIVFEGEEKALKAILDGTVKAGHVIVIRGEGPKGGPGMREMLAPTSAIMGKGLGKDVALITDGRFSGGSHGFVVGHVTPESYVGGPIALVKNGDKIIFDSVKRTLTLDVSAKELAKRKKAWKKPAPRYPRGVLAKFAAHVTSASEGAVTDKDLKL
- a CDS encoding TlpA disulfide reductase family protein, giving the protein MKTLCCLAVLVVLLRAGNVHADELASAGEGDAARRAELAPLEGHVAPALQVTNWVNGSATKLADLRGKIVVLDFWATWCGPCIASIPHNNALAAKFKDRGVVFIGVCHPRGGDKMAETVKTKDLKYPTACDADGTTIKAYHVDSFPDYYIIDRQGNLRLADCRNDQVEAVIEKLLKEP
- a CDS encoding tetratricopeptide repeat protein, whose amino-acid sequence is MSRKSTPAAARLPRAVSNGLLLVAVLGLGGVIWWWSQRGARPKAVGKHGSSASAFHLENATNVYAAYGGSASCQECHAEEYDAWKDSHHGLAERAPLAAFDDAAFVPGRTFHHGTQQTTVGAAGGRYQLTTVGLRGSNETFAVQRVIGVNPLRQMLVAFPGGRFQATEAAWDPRSNQWFNVYGNEDRKPGEWGHWTGRGMNWNSMCAECHNTRLRKNYDAATDTYHTTMVESGVGCESCHGPMKAHNDWQHANKGKGMTDPTVRKITREQMFDTCGDCHSRRAEITGDPKPGDSYWDHHLLSIVDESDLFYPDGQIHDEDYEFTAFLGSRMYNKGVRCVDCHDFHTMKTRLPGNLLCLSCHAVGMTNAPNIEPEKHSFHQASSAGNLCVNCHMPQTVYMQRHWRHDHGFTIPDPLLTKQFGIPNACERCHADKGTDWNLGWVEKWYGTNMNRPYRQRAETTARARLGDDAVRGPLLTMLAHDDYPYWRAVAANLLQRWVGQPDVARALVVQLHDTNALVRQMIVQSLGTLAEAGRTDMVATVQAQLQDPSRNVRIEAARHLGTTLDTNSLAGSEYLFFLDHISDQPLGQMQAGVFELLRGNPTNALAHFQKAAKWDPYSAGIRHELAIVLSQLGRVDDAVAELETAVKLEPRNAEFHYKLALALNDAGAVGRVLPELEQAVKLDPQHVRAWYNLGLARSGRGDDAGAVEALVRAESIDGSDPRIPYARATVLARLGRLAEARRAAQRALELAPNDSAARALLQQLGDVP
- a CDS encoding DUF883 family protein, producing the protein MTTQEANQRLSSDLKVVMRDAEDLLKATAGQASDKVAEVRSRLASALESAKSTCLTLQDKTVEAAKATDKVIRAHPYESIGISFGVGLLIGVLVARR
- a CDS encoding SDR family NAD(P)-dependent oxidoreductase — protein: MSTNLHGKWVLITGASSGFGAAAAKVFAHAGAHLLLGARRTDRLETVTRIAREAGAASASCHPLDVTNTASVQEFVRWVKSITPQLDVLINNAGGALGLDPVADGKDEDWEAMLQTNVLGVLRMTRAALPLLRHAAGGSIINIGSTAGHVAYEGGAVYCAAKAGELQITRVLRLELNGTGIRVTTIDPGAAHTEFANVRFKGDQARATKIYEGMNPLTAEDVAEAMLWVASRPAHVNIDEMIIKPTDQAAMHKIHRRTAG
- a CDS encoding phage holin family protein, with product MANTPDDSPPGVIASAAKLLRTVAAIVQNRAELLALELQEEGMKLAGLLLLVGLVIGFGLLSLIMLTFTILFAVGEEHRLAAAIIMTLLYLGVTGAAVWYLQARLKNWTAFPATRAELRKDREWLEEKHSES